A single genomic interval of Pogoniulus pusillus isolate bPogPus1 chromosome 24, bPogPus1.pri, whole genome shotgun sequence harbors:
- the VWCE gene encoding LOW QUALITY PROTEIN: von Willebrand factor C and EGF domain-containing protein (The sequence of the model RefSeq protein was modified relative to this genomic sequence to represent the inferred CDS: deleted 1 base in 1 codon): MLVELLFHAACVSLFFPGSQGRVYPGKKKPTSFAVERRRLGPHVCFSGFGSGCCPGWMVAPGSGHCTLPLCSFGCGSGFCIAPNLCSCPDGEQGITCPEPPGTCGEYGCDLSCNHGGCQEVARVCPLGFSMVETANGVRCTDIDECLSAACEGLCVNTEGGFVCECGPGMQLSADRHSCQDTDECLATPCQHRCKNSLGSYRCSCRPGYHLHGNRHSCLDVNECRGGGRRRACHHSCHNTPGSFLCSCRPGYRLSGDRVSCEGYPKSILAPSPILQSLQHPPTLVLLPPGSGGPLLGGSSPHLPAAAPGTQLPFSSPISVSLATEPSPRAVGPPGTSPPSAQGCWYRGVPREPGARWAELGCQSCSCQGGQVACQPISCPVSCSHPLPAPPGGCCPSCSGCWFEGAARAEGDVFSSSNGSCTVCVCLAGNISCITPECLPGSCPSSSPADCCSCQPAKCSFQGRSYPHGAHFSLDGDECTICTCRGGEVECSFSPCPVLDCPQHQRLLRPGQCCFTCQDPPAPAGCLMDDNGVEFPVGQIWSPGDPCELCICQADGSVSCTRTDCLETCPHPIRIPGQCCPDCSAGCTYMGRIFYNNETFPSSLDPCLSCICLLGSVACSPVDCAIFCTYPFHPEGECCPVCNDCNYQGRKVVNGQSFTPEGEPCTHCTCQLGEVSCEKRLCPHSCSEPAVLPAACCPPCQASDVWLPLHSSDLSPSREDSPTGTPPPSPPPPPQPPHPSLAQLLLPSTTPLGPSEGSTAAGEPPPTTLSPTGHPVPPTLPTKLPSEAAAPPDSTGSPGLSARTWAPPPDVEPSVVSPARGESHGEHEAP; the protein is encoded by the exons ATGTTGGTGGAGCTGCTCTTCCACGCTGCCTGTGTGTCCCTGTTCTTCCCGGGAAGCCAGGGCAGGGTCTATCCCGGCAAGAAGAAGCCAACCAGCTTTGCTGTAGAGAG ACGTCGCCTGGGACCCCACGTCTGCTTCTCAGGCTTTGGCAGTGGATGTTGCCCCGGGTGGATGGTGGCCCCTGGCAGTGGGCACTGCACCCTGC CTCTTTGCTCCTTCGGCTGCGGCAGTGGCTTCTGTATCGCTCCCAACCTCTGCTCGTGCccagatggagagcagggcATCACCTGCCCAG AGCCACCAGGGACCTGTGGGGAGTACGGCTGTGACCTCTCCTGTAACCACGGCGGGTGCCAGGAGGTTGCCCGCGTCTGCCCCCTTGGCTTCTCCATGGTGGAGACAGCCAACGGCGTCCGCTGCACCG ACATCGACGAGTGCCTGAGTGCTGCGTGCGAAGGTCTCTGCGTCAACACCGAGGGCGGCTTCGTCTGCGAGTGCGGCCCTGGCATGCAGCTCTCCGCCGACCGCCACAGCTGCCAGG ATACGGACGAGTGCCTGGCCACGCCGTGCCAGCACCGCTGCAAGAACAGCCTGGGCAGCTACCGCTGCTCCTGCCGGCCTGGCTACCACCTGCACGGCAACCGCCACTCCTGCCTGG ACGTGAACGAGTGCCGGGGGGGGGGCCGG CGCCGCGCCTGCCACCACTCCTGCCACAACACCCCgggcagcttcctctgctcctgccgcCCCGGCTACCGCCTCAGCGGGGACAGGGTCTCCTGCGAAG GATACCCCAAATCCATCCTGGCCCCATCGCCCATcctgcagtccctgcagcatccaccCACCCTCGTCCTGCTCCCACCTGGCTCTGGAGGACCTCTCCTGGGTGGTTCCTCACCCcatctcccagctgcagcccctggcacccAGCTACCTTTCTCCTCACccatctcagtgtccctggcCACCGAGCCATCCCCTCGTGCCGTGGGACCTCCTGGCACTTCCCCCCCATCAGCCCAAGGCTGTTGGTACCGGGGGGTCCCCCGGGAGCCTGGAGCtcgctgggcagagctggggtgcCAGAGCTGTAGCTGCCAG GGGGGACAAGTGGCGTGCCAGCCCATCAGCTGCCCTGTGTCCTGCTCCCACCCGCTGCCCGCCCCACCGGGGGGCTGCTGCCCCAGTTGCTCAG GGTGCTGGTTCGAGGGGGCGGCCCGGGCTGAGGGTGATGTCTTCTCCTCATCCAACGGGAGCTGCACTGTCTGCGTCTGCCTG GCTGGTAACATCTCCTGCATCACCCCTGAGTGTctcccaggctcctgccccagctcctcaccagctgactgctgctcctgccagccag CAAAGTGCAGCTTTCAGGGCCGCTCATACCCACACGGTGCCCACTTCAGCCTGGATGGGGACGAATGTACCATCTGCACCTGCAGG GGTGGAGAGGTGGAGTGttctttctctccctgcccCGTGCTCGactgccctcagcaccagcGGCTCCTGCGCCCAGGGCAATGCTGCTTCACCTGCCAGGACCCCCCGGCCCCTGCTG GTTGCTTGATGGATGACAACGGGGTGGAGTTTCCCGTCGGACAGATCTGGTCTCCGGGCGATCCCTGTGAGTTATGCATCTGCCAG gcagacGGCTCGGTCAGCTGCACACGGACGGACTGCCTGGAGACCTGTCCCCACCCCATCCGCATCCCCGGGCAGTGCTGCCCCGACTGCTCCGCAG GCTGCACCTACATGGGAAGGATCTTCTACAACAACGAGacctttccctccagcctggaCCCTTGTCTCAGCTGCATCTGCCTG CTGGGCTCCGTGGCCTGCTCACCCGTGGACTGTGCCATCTTCTGCACCTACCCCTTCCACCCTGAGGGCGAGTGCTGCCCAGTCTGTAATG ACTGCAACTACCAgggcaggaaggtggtgaacGGGCAGAGCTTCACCCCCGAGGGAGAGCCCTGCACCCACTGCACCTGCCAG CTTGGAGAGGtgagctgtgagaagaggctgtgccCCCATTCCTGCTCCgagcctgctgtgctgcctgctgcctgctgcccaccctgccaag CCTCCGACGTCTGGCTCCCGCTGCACAGCAGTGACCTGTCCCCATCCCGTGAGGATTCACCCACTGGCACCCCTCCTCCTagccccccacccccgcctcaGCCCCCtcaccccagcctggcacagctcctacTCCCCAGCACAACCCCCCTCGGGCCCTCTgaggggagcacagcagctggggagcccccTCCAACCACACTGAGCCCCACTGGGCACCCGGTGCCACCCACTCTGCCCACCAAGCTCCCCTctgaggctgcagcccctccagacTCCACAGGCAGCCCTGGTTTGAGTGCCAGAACTTGGGCACCCCCCCCAGATGTGGAACCTTCTGTCGTGTCACCAGCCAGGGGGGAGAGCCATGGTGAGCATGAGGCACCCTAG
- the PGA5 gene encoding pepsin A-5 — MKLLLLLTLVALAQCRISRVPLWRGKSLRQALKDRGLLELYLLQHPYNPASKYFPSLLASEPLQNYMDNEYYGTISIGTPGQDFTVIFDTGSSNLWVPSVYCASQACSNHNRFNPAASSTFVGTNDSVSIAYGTGSMTGVLGYDTVTVAGIQVTNQIFGLTETEPGNFFYYSPFDGILGLAFPSIASSGATPVFDNMMAENLVPRDLFSVYLSNNGASGSFVLFGAIDYSYTANGISWIPLSAETYWQITMDSVYIGGQPVACSQGCQAIVDTGTSLLVVPNSILGTILASLGANSNGQVSCSAVSSLPSVVYYINNQAFSVPPSAYVIESDGYCTLGFEGMDVPTEAGELWILGDVFIRQYYTIFDRANNRVGLSPLN; from the exons AtgaagctgctcctgctcctcaccttGGTGGCCCTGGCTCAATGCCGCATCtccag GGTTCCTCTCTGGAGGGGGAAGTCCCTGCGGCAGGCCCTGAAGGACCGTGGCTTGCTGGAGCTgtacctgctgcagcacccctACAACCCGGCCAGCAAGTActtccccagcctgctggcCTCGGAGCCCCTGCAGAACTACATGGAC AACGAGTACTACGGCACCATCTCCATCGGGACCCCCGGGCAGGATTTCACTGTCATCTTTGACACTGGCTCCTCCAACCTCTGGGTGCCCTCCGTCTACTGTGCCAGCCAGGCCTGCA GCAACCACAACCGCTTCaacccagcagcctcctccaccTTCGTTGGCACCAATGACAGCGTCAGCATCGCCTACGGCACTGGCAGCATGACAGGGGTGCTGGGCTATGACACTGTCACT GTTGCAGGCATCCAGGTCACCAACCAGATCTTTGGGCTGACCGAGACAGAGCCTGGAAACTTCTTCTACTACAGCCCCTTCGATGGCATCCTGGGACTGGCATTCCCCAGCATCGCCTCCTCTGGTGCCACCCCTGTCTTTGACAACATGATGGCAGAGAATCTGGTGCCAAGGGACCTCTTCTCTGTCTACCTGAGCAA CAACGGAGCCAGTGGCAGCTTTGTCCTCTTTGGTGCCATCGACTACAGCTACACTGCCAACGGCATCAGCTGGATCCCCCTCTCTGCTGAAACCTACTGGCAGATCACCATGGACAG CGTCTACATTGGAGGACAACCTGTTGCCTGCTCACAAGGCTGCCAGGCCATTGTGGACACAGGCACCTCCCTGCTAGTTGTGCCCAACAGCATCCTTGGCACCATCTTGGCCAGCCTTGGTGCCAACTCCAACGGCCAG gTCAGCTGCAGCGCtgtcagcagcctgcccagcgtCGTCTACTACATCAACAACCAGGCCTTCAGCGTGCCCCCCAGCGCCTACGTGATAGAG AGCGATGGGTACTGCACCCTGGGCTTCGAAGGCATGGATGTGCCCACGGAGGCTGGCGAGCTCTGGATCCTCGGGGACGTCTTCATCCGCCAGTACTACACCATCTTCGACAGGGCCAACAACAGGGTGGGGCTGTCCCCTCTGAACTGA
- the LOC135186365 gene encoding pepsin A-like → MREAALGPPELMDLPQEAPSLDQQGVRKMLKLLLLLSLLALAQCGVYRVPLWRGKSLRQILEEKGLLESYLQKNQARLRGKFADKDGDYEAMRNYMDNEYYGAISIGTPSQVFTVIFDTGSANLWVPSTYCSSPACGNHNRFDPNMSSSYVPTNGTLNITYGTGSMTGRLGYDTLTVYEITVTSQIFGLSVTEPGDIFTDSPFDGIMGLAYPSISASQATPVFDNMMAQNLVAENLFSVYLSRDGKDGSFILFGAIDSKYTTNGITWIPLSARTYWQISMQRVTIGIFTVGCQMGCQAIVDTGTSRIVVPKADLATIRVILAADSNGQVSCAVTPLMSDVVFHINGNAFHLSAKRYVIKVDGSCILGFESMDSNFWILGDVFLREYYSIYDRQNDRVGLSRVP, encoded by the exons ATGAGGGAAGCTGCTCTGGGTCCTCCTGAGCTGATGGATCTGCCCCAGGAGGCACCCAGCCTGGACCAGCAG GGCGTGAGGAAGAtgttgaagctgctgctgctgctcagcctgctggccctgGCCCAGTGTGGGGTGTACAG GGTGCCCCTGTGGAGGGGCAAGTCCCTGAGGCAGATCCTGGAGGAGAAAGGCCTCCTGGAGAGCTACCTGCAGAAGaaccaggccaggctgaggggaaaGTTTGCTGACAAGGATGGGGACTACGAGGCAATGCGCAACTACATGGAC AACGAGTACTACGGTGCCATCTCCATCGGGACCCCCTCGCAGGTTTTCACTGTCATCTTTGACACTGGCTCCGCCAACCTCTGGGTGCCCTCCACctactgcagcagccctgcctgcg GCAACCACAACCGCTTCGACCCAAACATGTCCTCCAGCTACGTGCCCACCAACGGGACTCTGAACATCACCTACGGCACGGGCAGCATGACAGGGCGCCTGGGCTACGACACCCTCACC GTCTATGAGATCACCGTCACCAGCCAGATCTTTGGGCTCTCTGTCACCGAGCCCGGGGACATCTTCACCGACAGCCCCTTCGACGGCATCATGGGGCTGGCTTACCCCAGCATCTCTGCCTCCCAGGCCACCCCTGTCTTTGACAACATGATGGCACAGAACCTGGTGGCAGAGAACCTCTTCTCCGTCTACCTGAGCAG GGACGGGAAGGATGGCAGCTTCATCCTCTTCGGTGCCATCGACTCCAAGTACACCACCAACGGCATCACCTGGATCCCCCTCTCTGCCCGAACCTACTGGCAAATCAGCATGCAGAG AGTCACCATCGGCATTTTCACCGTCGGCTGCCAGATGGGCTGCCAGGCCATCGTGGACACGGGCACCTCCCGCATCGTGGTCCCCAAGGCAGACCTGGCCACCATCCGCGTCATCCTCGCTGCCGACTCCAACGGCCAG GTCAGCTGCGCAGTCACCCCCTTGATGTCCGACGTTGTCTTCCACATCAACGGCAATGCCTTCCACCTGTCAGCCAAGAGATACGTGATCAAGGTGG ACGGCTCCTGCATCCTTGGCTTCGAAAGCATGGACAGCAACTTCTGGATCCTGGGGGACGTCTTCCTGCGCGAGTACTACAGCATCTACGACAGGCAGAACGACAGGGTGGGGCTGTCCAGGGTGCCCTGA